From Periophthalmus magnuspinnatus isolate fPerMag1 chromosome 1, fPerMag1.2.pri, whole genome shotgun sequence:
AAAAAATCCACCACACATCTTTTgataaatttagattttaatgattttaacaaCCACAGACCAGTGCCTAACTTAATGTCTAACAAAATGTTAGTAAAACCTGTTTTTAAGCAACTTGATGATTTTTTTAGATGATCAcaacattttagaaaaaaaatctgtctggTTTTAGGGTGAACCATACTGCCTTGTGAAAGATTCTAAATGATTTTAGAGTAAATTATGATTGACAAAAGTGTTTGTTCTACTGGATCTAAACTAAGCTTTTAACACAGTAGACCGCACTATTCTTTATCTGGCCTGAACCACCTCAGCTTCTCCAGTGCTGTTTACCAATGGTTCACATGCTATCTCACAGATAGAGCATGTATGGTGAGTATGGACATATGCTCCTCCTTGGTCCATAAAATCACACGTGGTGTGCCCTATTGTTCCATTTTAGTCCCTGTGCTTTTTAACCTACATGCTCTCTCTCGATGGTATCATcacatcaggagacatggaattAACTTCCACAgttatgcagatgatacacagctttatGTCTCCATGATGGCACCAGGCCAAACTTTCTCCatcttaaccaggacaaaactgaagtTTTAGTCATCGGTCCTGAGGCTcagaaagaaaaactacaagCTTTTACCTCATCTCCACAagtttgactctgagctgacttttattccacactaagaacattacaaaaatagatttttatcacctaaaaaaacatagccagagaTCGCCCCATTCTCTCTCAGGCCAACACCAGTCAAATAGACTACAggtttttcagttccgatactgatgaggatactttggctttaaataTCTGCCGATatccgatatcaaccgatacgagactgaaaatataatttatttcttttaaacacCAACAacataaggtaaaaaaaatatccagatgtgttttgtaactacagaacagctttgtaaaaatataggtttaatattatgagatgTTTTGGACCAACACTAGAcgtaaatcgtcttattacaccagtttatagaccatatatatatgtatacacacacccacacacacatgtcagAAGCAGTGGTTGACTGCGGCTGCCCGTGTCCTGTGGGCTCATGGAGGGTTGGTATTTCGGCCTCACCTCTTCCCTGGGCCCTGTGTCACTGTCCTGGTGGCTGCACAGTTGGTTCATTTGTACTCAGCCTCATTTATTTGTACCTAGCCTTATGtattttagtgtgtgtgtgagtgagtgcgcatgcatgtgtgcgtgtaagcatgtgtgtttgtgtgtgcgtgtgtgtatgtgcttgtgtttgtgtgtgcgtgtgtgtatgtgcttgtgtttgtgtgtgcgtgtgtgtatgtacttgtgtttgtgtgtgtgtgtgtgtgtatgtgggggtgtttgtgtgcgtgtgtatgtgcttgtgtttgtgtgtgcgtgtgtgtatgtgcttgtctttgtgtgtgcgtgtgtgggggtgcacttgtgtgtgtgtgtgtgcgtgtgggggtgtacttgtgtgtgtgtatgtgcttgtgtgtgtgtgtgcgtgtgtgtatgtgcttgtgtttgtgtgtgcgtgtgtgtatgtacttgtctttgtgtgtgcgtgtgtgggtgtgcacttgtgtgtgtgtgtgtgtgtgtgtgcgtgtgggggtgtacttgtgtgtgtgtgtgtgtgcttgtgtgtgtgtgtgcgtgtgtgtatgtgcttgtgtttgtgtgtgcgtgtgtgtatgtgcttgtgtgtgtgcgtgtgtgtgggtgagactgtgcatgtgactgtctgTGAGTTGTATGATTGTGTGGGGTCGGACAGTTGTGGGCGTTAGGTTGTTGGGTGAAAGGGCATGCGTGGCTTTTAATGACTGTGAGCATtttgtgttccatttttgtatgaaaagtgatttataaatacagtttgaatTGATTTGACAGACAACAAGCTAGCTAAGGTATTCCTGAACAAGCTCAAAGTCTGGAGGAGGGTCCTGGTGCTACAGTGCAGTCACTGATCCTAACAACACAAACTTGTGGAGACAATGTGTACCTTTAACCATCACATTACAAATATGTCCTTACTACTAAGCCTTAAATCCCACAAgtacattttagttttactgGATTCTTCTCAGTACACcataaaatatagaaatggtttaATACACACAAactttcactacatttaagcaAAACAAACTTTATGTTGCTTACCATTCAATTATTGAtattaatattgaaaatttCTGAATTTTCTGAATTTTTTTGAAAGTTATTATTCATGAGAATTTAAAATGGAAGCAACACATTGCTTATGTAAAGTAGAAAGTTATCAAAAACTTTGCCACCTTGAGCAAAGtgaaatatttgtttaattataaCGCAATGAGAATCCTGTACTGCTCATTGATCCTCCCATATTTTATGTATTGACTGGAAATCTGGGGTAATTCCTACAGTACTAATTTAATGcccttgtttttttatttttttattttttattttttattttaaaagattgTTCAGAATAGGgctatctaaaaaaaatatctaaagcACTGTGTTAGTAACTCATAGTATTAAGTTTATCACATACGGccatctatatttattttttctattgttgTATAGAGAATGGGGTAGTGGTTAAGATTTACATatgcatagattttttttcccaatttccTCGCAGTATATTGTGTGTTGTGAAGTAGATGTACAACACTCCTATATGTGCTGGTTTTACTCATATAATGAAATGTCAAGGATGAGGACCACATGAGGGCGAAAAGTTGGTGTTGCCATGGGAACAAAGGTCTATTGTGCCCCAGAAAAGGTGTGCATGTGCAAAACTCTATAGAGACAATGCACATGGGCTGATGCATAAATGTGATACTGACATAATCACTGTAGAGCTTTGTCTAGTTTGTAACTTTTCATGCCAAGTAGCTCAGAAGAAAATTGTTTGATTTCCAGTAATTGTCCAAAGAAAGAATAAAGTACACCTGCCTACTTCCTGAATGATGCTATGACTCATTGCCAATTGTGGTGCAGAATATTTCTGGTCCAAACTATCTGGACAGGCCCACACAACATATTCTCTTTGATAAATTCACATCACAGACTTTTGGAGGGACCCATTTCTGAATAATTTGGGCCTCTGGAGTTGACTTGAttgtaaattatgtaaaagtGATATTAAGCCCAGACacaaatattataatgttttgtaaCTCTGAATACAAAAGTTAACTGTTTGGGGCTATAGACTATgggtaaaataataaacaaaagaacatgtttcaggaaaaaactaaaacaaaacaactttctaGAGCCAGAAACATCAGTGGGTAAAGCCTGGACACAAAGTAACACATAACCATCGCcactgatttaaaaaatgtcCTCTACCATTTGAAGCAGATCCCTTACTTGCTTTAACAAATCCACTCATTCTGTGCCTATAGGCCGGGCTTTTGTTGCGCTGTACGATGGCACTGCTGACCCATACGAACAGCGCAACAACAAGAGGCATTCAGCGCACCTCTGCCTGAAGTGCTGAGTCGACGAGCCACGCGACGACAAAGACactgggggggaaaaaaaaaaaacaggctgaGTGAGGTCTGGGGCCCAGAGATGGGCACGGGAGCGCGCTTACACGGTTTCCCCACACGCACGCGCATATGGGAGTGTATTCAAGTTCACGCGCACGTAACCAAAGGCCTGCGTAAAGCTTCAAACAAgatgaaaagtgaaataaaataatcataaagCGAACTCGTGTGCGTAATATCTGAATGTATGGCTGTGTGGTGTAtaatttgttatttaaaatgaaatatgtcaGTATTGTCATTAGGGTCCTGAAGGCTGTAAAGAGCTGTTTGGTTCATGCGTAAAAATGGTGTGTTGGACGTGTCACACTTTCTGAGAACATAAAATAACTTGACAAATGCTGTAAATGCTTTGACTCAGTTAACCTCTTCACTGGGGGCTACTATCGTTTGCATAAAAGAGCCACTCAAGCACGCGCGCGCAGCCACGTGCCAGCCGCGTGGACGTGAGTATAAAACCAAAGGGCCAGGGTCACACAAAAGTTTACGCTAACTGGATTTTGGTGCGTGAGGAGGTCCGGAAACATCACAGCGGTAAGAAAAAAGACTAAATGGCCTTTTGGGGTGGGTTTAAAAGTAGATTGCAGTTGGTTATGTCAAAAAAGGAAATATCAGAAACCAAAACTACATAGGCCTGACATAATATTGGGCTATACTTGTATTAAAACCAGTTTTTTCTTCTACAGATGAACAGATTTCATAAAAACGTCTATAATCCCTCCTCCATGTACTCTTATGGCATGGGGATGGCTCCTTTCTTCAAGGTAAACTGGCTATACGTTTTCTATACATCATTAAAGTTGAATTCATCCACGCGGCCTCCTGGTTCACCTCTGCCCCTGTGTCCTTCTGTCTGTAGGTGACTGTGTTCGAGCAGGAGCACTTCCAGGGCAAGTGCATGGAGTTCACCTCGGAGTGCTGCAACATCCACGACTGCGGCTTCGACAACATCCGCTCCATCCGAGTGGAGAGTGGAGCGTGAGTCATCGGCCTGTACGCCTGCACGTCTCTGTGGACAGCTGACTGGCTCCGAGACGTAAATGAGACCAGAGAAAGTAGTGTCCAAGCTCCCACCATTAAAAAAACCCCACCTGGAATAGGCCGCTCCATCCCACGTGTAGTGCGCACTGATGGGGTTAACTCCTCCaggcacattttttatttttacagaggGAAAAAGCCAGAGTGACTTACACCTGAGTGAAAACCGGTTAATACAGTCAGACAGGCAGCTTTTAAGATTTAAAAGTCTCACATGTGCTTTTCAAATGGGATGGATAAAGTTAGGggggaaaaaagtacaaaatagagGTATAGGCTAAAGTTGGGGAGCCTCTGTGCCTACTTCACTGCAGTTAGTTGGCCAGTCCAATgttattttgtttcttgtttcttttttaaagaTTTCAACACATCGTTTTAAGTATTTTGTAACTTGGTAAATAATCATGTAAAGTTATTGTCCAATTTTCCTGGGACACAATACCGGGATAACCTGTAACATTGCTTGTGTGCTGTAGACTGTCCACTGGTTCATGTACCGACTTAAGATTGTGTCATAAACTGTATCTTTCAGTTGGGTTGGTTACGAGCACCATCACTTTGAGGGACAGCAGTTTGTCCTGGAGCGCGGAGAGTACCCCAACTGGGAGTCCTACACCGGCAACCTGTCCTACCATACCGAGTGGTTCAAGTCTTTCCGCCCCATCTACTGCGCTGTGAGTACAGAAGGGCTGCAGTGTCAGTTTTGAATGGATAGATAATTGTgagttatgttttttattactttttaatacTTTGAGTTTTATGTGTCTATATtaagaacttttttttacaaCCATTGGGTCTAGAGTGAAGGATTATAGTATTGTAAagtgagtaataataatagtggtattggtagtagtagtagtaatggtagttaatgttaattttatgatgattatttgtgattatttatgttttgatttgttgtattgtgattttaatgtctttattattctgtaaagcactataAATTACCTTATGCACGagttgtgctatagaaataaacttgctttgcttttgcttttgctttggtagtagtagtagtagtagtagtagtagtatgttttttatattcTTTCTGTTGTTGAATTCCTAATTACACAGGGTAGTggctttttattttaaaatacttgaTATGTTTGAGGAGTCTATATGAAGAACTTCTTTTACACAAAGGCTGGTATCCTAGATTAACTTTTCTCTCCATGTCTGGGTCTGTGGGTGTCtgggaaagggaaaaaaatggcTTTCACAACAAGTTGTCCATGTTTTGAGTGTCAGAAAGAGTAAAAATAGAAAAGGACAAATCATTCAGTGCATCTGTTTGACATATTTGGCACTAATTTTGACACGATCCCacctcctttttctcctccacAGTCTCACCATAGCAGCCGTATGATGATCTATGAGAGAGAGAACTTCATGGGGCGCTGTACTGAGCTGTGTGATGACTACCCCTCCCTGCAGGCCATGGGCTGGTTCAGGCCTGAGGTTGGATCCATGCACGTGCAGTGTGGAGCGTAAGTACATCCAGCTTCTCCTCATTTTACTCAATGTAATTATGTTGTTAGTAAATGTAGGACTTTGGCAACTGTTGTTCTGGGGACatacaaaattagaatatcaagTAAAAGGTctataaaatgacttaaaaatatTGTAATCTCCCCAACAtatataaagttgtatttttacacaTGTAGTAAAAagtttaacagtaaaaagtgaaatacttttactttttactgttaaagcacatttttaaacgggtacttatatacttttacctaagtacattttttcatgtaataattttacttttatctgagtaacttttcacctctgtatctgtacttttacttaagtaacataattgagtacttcatccaccactgtcaAAGACCcattaaattactttttttccCCTAACAGAGGCAGTATTACTGATGTCGCATTGTGCTCCATTCCAGTctctcaaaaataataatagaacaaactaaaacaactttAGCATAGAAggcacattttgtttgtttctatgaAGCAAGTAAAACTTTTGTTGTATAGCGTTCATTTTCGCAAACAGCAAA
This genomic window contains:
- the cryba1l2 gene encoding crystallin, beta A1, like 2, whose amino-acid sequence is MNRFHKNVYNPSSMYSYGMGMAPFFKVTVFEQEHFQGKCMEFTSECCNIHDCGFDNIRSIRVESGAWVGYEHHHFEGQQFVLERGEYPNWESYTGNLSYHTEWFKSFRPIYCASHHSSRMMIYERENFMGRCTELCDDYPSLQAMGWFRPEVGSMHVQCGAFVCYEYPGYRGQQYIMECEKHSGDYQHWRNWGSHCQTPKIQSIRRIRH